In the genome of candidate division KSB1 bacterium, the window TTTCAGAAAAGACATCTTCGGCTTGAAGCAAACCAATCGATTTCTTAGTAGCCTTCTTTGGATCCTGGATAGAACGGCCACTTGGGATCAAGTACTTTGCAGTCGTAATTTTGAGTGCCGCCTCACCAGAGATGGGTATTACAGTTTGCACAAGTCCTTTACCAAAAGTGTTTGTGCCTATAATAAGTCCACGATCCAAATCCTGCACGGCGCCGGCAACAATCTCGGAAGCGGAGGCGCTAAATCCGTTTACTAAAACCACCAACGGCAAATCTTCGAGCATCGGAGATTTTTCCGCATAAAATTTCTGGGTCGAACCTCTTGTTCTACCCTCAGTTGACACAATTAACTTTCCTTTATCAATAAAATTTTCACTCACACTAACCGCAGCATCCAAAAGCCCTCCGGGATTCGAGCGCAGATCCAAAATCAGCGCTTTCAAGTCTTCCTTTTTAAGTTGACGGATGGACTTTTCGATATCTTTGCCGGCATTGCGGGAAAAATGAATTAAACGGATGTAACCGATACCATCCTGGATAATTCCCGAATAAAGCACGTCCGTCACAATAATTTCAGCACGAATCAAACGAAAGTCAATGCTCTCTTCCTCGCCTTCACGTGATATTTTCAAGAAAACTTCACTGCCAATTTCGCCGCGAAGAAAATTCGCGACTTTACTTACTGTAAGTCCTTTAGTAGATTGCCCGTCAACTTCAATAATTTGGTCGCCTTCGCGAATGCCGGCTTTTAGTGAAGGTGTCCTTTCAAATGGAGGCTCGACTACGGTCGGCCATCCGGAACGCAAACCAATTCGCATTCCTAAACCGCCGTATTTTCCCGAAGACATAATCTGAAGCTCGGCATTGTCTTCTTTTTCAACTAAAACAGTATAAGGATCAAGAGTTGAAAGCATCCCTTCGATGCCCGCTTTCATGAATTTTTCGGGGTCTACTTCCACTACATATTTTTGGGCAATTTCCTGATAGACGCGGCCGAAAACCTCGATATTCTTTTTTATTTGGTGATAATAATCCGGACTGTAAGCTGAAACCCAGCCAGATAACCAGCCGCTGATAACTAACGCGACAACTAAAGCCGCAATTAATGAAATTTGTTTTTTCGTTGACATTTAGACCTCCAGTCAAACAGTTACTTCATATTGCTAATTTTGATTTTACTTCCATGAATATTTCATCTTGAATCACTTCAATCGATTGCTTTCCATCAATAATCACAAATCGTTCTGTGTTCGATTGCGCGATCTCTAAATAGCCGTTTCTTACTCTTTGGTGAAACTCCAAATTTTCTTTTTCCAAACGATCCAAATCTGTTTTTTTTCGCTGTAAAGCGATTTCCGGATCCAAATCGATTAAAAATGTCAAATCCGGCACAAGTTCTTCAGTAGCAAAACTATTCAATTTTTTGATAAAATCCAAATCAATTTTTCGCCCAAATCCCTGGTAAGCAGTTGTCGAATCGAAATATCGATCGCAAATCACAACAAAGCCTTTTTCCAAATGCGGAATGATACTCTCCCGAACCATTTGCGCACGTGCTGCAGAGTAAAGTAAGACCTCGGTCATCGCGCTCATTTTGTGATTCGCATTGTCTAATAAAACGGCTCTTATCTTCTCAGATATTTCAGTTCCACCGGGTTCACGCAAAAAAAGAACCGGCAGTTTGCGACCTTTCAAAGTCTCATTCAAAAAGTTCGCCTGAACTGATTTTCCTGAAAAGTCAATACCTTCGAATGTGATTAAATTGCCTTGCATCACTCGTTTCACTAAAATTCAACCATCTTCCATTTTCCGCTTCTAAAACGCAAATAATTAATCCCGGATCTTAAGATTTCATCAAAAAAATGAACCAGCCACAAAGCCAAAAGAGAATAGTTAAGTACAAAAACCAGGGCCCAGTTGAGTCCGATTTCTAAAAAGAGCACGCTTAAGATTGTTACAACCATCAACCATTTCAGATCTCCCACTCCACGCAAGGTCCCAATCAAAACACCATCCAAAGCCTTGGGGATTTGAACAAGAGCAAATATAATAATGACTGCCGAACCTATTTCGAGAACTTCAGGGTCTGAGGTAAAAACAGCAATCAAGGGTTTCGAAAAAATAGCAATTAAAGCAAACACGCCAAACGCAAAAACAAACACAACCCAATTCGCTGCAAAAGCGGTTTTGAGGGCGCCCTTGCGATCATCCGCCCCTATATTCTTACCCACTAAGGTCATGGCTCCCAAACTAAATCCTAAATAAAACATCGACAAAATGGACTGAATTCGCAAAAGCACTTGATGGGTTGCCAAAACAACGATGCCAATGCGTGCTGCATATCCGGATACCACCAACTGGCCTAAAGCCCAAACCAGTTGTTCAACCGTTGTGGGAATGCCGGCCTGGAACAATCTTTTGAACGTCTTCAGATTTGGCGTGGTCAATTCTCTAAACGAAAGAAATAAAACCGACTTTCGGCTTCGTAATAGAAACAAAGTTGCAAAAAAACCGAGTGAGTGGGAAATACCCATTGCAAGGGCAGCGCCACGGACTTCTAGCCGAGGTAACCCGATCAAACCAAAAATTAAAAGCGGCGCCAAAATAAAATTGAAAGTTACGATAGAAAGATTAACCATCATCGCGAAACGTGTTTCGCCGGCACCACGAATGATTCCCAGGGCAATAAAATTTGTTAAAACCAGTGGTCCAAACATTGCTAACGTTTTAAGATAGGTGACACCGGCTACCCTCGCCTGACCTCCTATTAGACTAAAAAT includes:
- a CDS encoding MATE family efflux transporter, coding for MSEPSPLKNVLKISLPAVIDLSASTFMWTYEAILIGKISAAAFAGHGMAIQIIVVILTLLLTFIVGSSIIINRYLGAKNYWEANHILGQALMLGIFMAILIALLWFFGAEAIFSLIGGQARVAGVTYLKTLAMFGPLVLTNFIALGIIRGAGETRFAMMVNLSIVTFNFILAPLLIFGLIGLPRLEVRGAALAMGISHSLGFFATLFLLRSRKSVLFLSFRELTTPNLKTFKRLFQAGIPTTVEQLVWALGQLVVSGYAARIGIVVLATHQVLLRIQSILSMFYLGFSLGAMTLVGKNIGADDRKGALKTAFAANWVVFVFAFGVFALIAIFSKPLIAVFTSDPEVLEIGSAVIIIFALVQIPKALDGVLIGTLRGVGDLKWLMVVTILSVLFLEIGLNWALVFVLNYSLLALWLVHFFDEILRSGINYLRFRSGKWKMVEF
- a CDS encoding S41 family peptidase; this encodes MSTKKQISLIAALVVALVISGWLSGWVSAYSPDYYHQIKKNIEVFGRVYQEIAQKYVVEVDPEKFMKAGIEGMLSTLDPYTVLVEKEDNAELQIMSSGKYGGLGMRIGLRSGWPTVVEPPFERTPSLKAGIREGDQIIEVDGQSTKGLTVSKVANFLRGEIGSEVFLKISREGEEESIDFRLIRAEIIVTDVLYSGIIQDGIGYIRLIHFSRNAGKDIEKSIRQLKKEDLKALILDLRSNPGGLLDAAVSVSENFIDKGKLIVSTEGRTRGSTQKFYAEKSPMLEDLPLVVLVNGFSASASEIVAGAVQDLDRGLIIGTNTFGKGLVQTVIPISGEAALKITTAKYLIPSGRSIQDPKKATKKSIGLLQAEDVFSESEDKKENEKSEESSKDKEYFTANGRKVYASHGIAPDVIVEQETLSRFEVELLRKTMPFQFSVRYATKHPELQKGFEITEEMLAEFERFLEEKKFDYTSDAESALKKIEETAQEEEYFASISSSVEEIRSAILQHKKKGFEVSRDFVGEELQQEISAKLWGTKAELEAGFDQDEAVQKAIEILSGPNQYHSYLAGPKKRPEK
- a CDS encoding dTMP kinase, whose product is MQGNLITFEGIDFSGKSVQANFLNETLKGRKLPVLFLREPGGTEISEKIRAVLLDNANHKMSAMTEVLLYSAARAQMVRESIIPHLEKGFVVICDRYFDSTTAYQGFGRKIDLDFIKKLNSFATEELVPDLTFLIDLDPEIALQRKKTDLDRLEKENLEFHQRVRNGYLEIAQSNTERFVIIDGKQSIEVIQDEIFMEVKSKLAI